Proteins co-encoded in one Arachis hypogaea cultivar Tifrunner chromosome 13, arahy.Tifrunner.gnm2.J5K5, whole genome shotgun sequence genomic window:
- the LOC140178224 gene encoding uncharacterized protein — protein MVKSKRLKFFRCKQPQLRVDKYKCLHESLINGDVDVARLGKRIILPSTSTGGPSYAGYPIYFITITCNPEWDEIKREVTPIGLKAEDCPDILCRIFKIKLDEFQKRGLSHAHILLFMSNEFKPQTPDDIDKHITAEILDENERPNLHGAVQNYMVHGLCGPYNKNSPCMKNGSCSKFYPKEFRQRTLIDEAGFPKYRHTDNGQTVKKRECVLNNKFIVLYNPKLLLKFGCHINVKYTCQTSPIKYMFKYISACEAVWRLFGYEIQEKELFVIRLPFHLEDEQPVIYGEISNVNDIVERAISHKSIFFGWMAANMSYPYARSLTYAEFPTKFV, from the exons ATGGTGAAATCAAAGAGGTTAAAATTCTTTAGGTGTAAACAACCACAGTTGAGGGTTGATAAATACAAATGTCTGCATGAAAGTCTTATAAACGGGGATGTAGATGTTGCAAGGCTTGGCAAAAGAATCATTCTTCCCAGTACTTCTACTGGTGGACCTAG TTATGCAGGATATCCTATCTATTTTATCACCATAACCTGTAACCCTGAATGGGATGAGATAAAAAGAGAAGTGACTCCCATTGGATTGAAGGCAGAAGATTGCCCTGATATATTGTGTCGAATTTTCAAGATCAAGCTTGATG AGTTTCAAAAGAGAGGACTTTCGCATGCACATATCCTTTTATTCATGAGTAACGAGTTCAAGCCACAAACACCAGatgacatagacaaacatataacaGCTGagattcttgatgaaaatgaaagGCCAAATCTACATGGAGCTGTTCAAAATTACATGGTACATGGTCTATGTGGTCCGTACAACAAGAATTCACCTTGCATGAAGAATGGATCCTGTTCAAAGTTTTATCCCAAAGAGTTTAGGCAACGAACACTCATTGATGAAGCAGGATTTCCCAAATATAGGCATACTGATAACGgtcaaacagtaaagaaaagagaATGTGTACTAAACAATAAGTTCATTGTTCTGTATAATCCAAAATTGTTGCTCAAATTCGGGTGCCACATAAATGTGAAATACACATGCCAAACAAGTCCTATTAAGTATATGTTTAA GTACATTTCGGCATGTGAGGCAGTCTGGCGTTTATTTGGATAcgaaatccaagagaaagaacTATTTGTGATTAGACTTCCATTCCATTTGGAGGATGAGCAACCTGTGATTTATGGTGAAATTTCTAATGTGAATGATATCGTCGAAAGAGCAATATCTCATAAGTCCATATTTTTTGGATGGATGGCGGCGAACATGTCATATCCTTATGCTCGAAGTCTAACTTATGCTGAGTTTCCAACCAAGTTTGTTTGA
- the LOC112736565 gene encoding L-ascorbate peroxidase, cytosolic has translation MGKSYPTVSADYQKAVEKAKKKLRGFIAEKRCAPLMLRLAWHSAGTFDVATKSGGPFGTIKHPSELAHGANAGLDIAVRLLEPIKEQFPTLSYADFYQLAGVVAVEITGGPEIPFHPGREDKPEPPPEGRLPDATKGSDHLRDVFGKAMGLSDQDIVALSGGHTLGAAHKERSGFEGPWTSNPLIFDNSYFKELLSGEKEGLLQLPSDKALLSDPVFRPLVEKYAADEDAFFADYAEAHLKLSELGFADA, from the exons ATGGGGAAATCTTACCCAACCGTTAGTGCTGATTACCAGAAGGCCGTTGAGAAGGCGAAGAAGAAGCTCAGAGGTTTCATTGCTGAGAAGCGATGTGCTCCTTTGATGCTCCGTTTAGC ATGGCACTCTGCCGGAACTTTTGATGTGGCTACAAAGAGTGGAGGTCCATTCGGAACCATTAAGCATCCATCCGAGCTTGCTCATGGCGCCAACGCTGGACTCGACATCGCTGTGAGGCTTTTGGAGCCGATCAAGGAGCAATTCCCTACGTTGTCCTACGCTGACTTTTACCAG TTGGCCGGTGTAGTTGCTGTTGAGATCACTGGTGGACCTGAAATTCCATTCCACCCTGGAAGAGAG GACAAGCCTGAGCCACCACCCGAGGGTCGCTTGCCCGATGCAACTAAGG GATCCGACCACTTGAGGGACGTGTTTGGCAAGGCTATGGGACTAAGTGATCAGGATATTGTTGCCCTGTCTGGTGGTCACACTCTT GGAGCTGCACACAAGGAGCGTTCTGGCTTTGAAGGTCCTTGGACAAGCAATCCCCTCATCTTTGACAACTCTTACTTCAA GGAGCTTTTGAGTGGTGAGAAGGAAGGACTCCTTCAGTTgccaagtgataaggcactctTGAGTGACCCTGTATTCCGCCCTCTTGTTGAGAAATATGCTGCG GATGAAGATGCATTCTTTGCTGATTACGCTGAGGCACACCTTAAGCTCTCTGAGCTTGG GTTTGCTGATGCCTAA